GGAGGGAGGAGAATACGATGGAGCtttgttttttccttttcttttttctatttaaagaataaaattgttacttattttattgaaccaatatatattgattcgaTCTAATATTGAACCAAATTCTACCCGTTCACTATCATGCCCGAGtgtcattaaaaaaatgtgtagtcgaaaatatcaaaaatcaaattatgaGGAGTGAATCTTCcactaaaatattttggacgcCTGTATGATGAGGATTTTATCTAACGAGATTTAAAaggttgaaaaaaaaatcatcatgATTGATTTTTTACCAAACATGGTAGCATACCCTATTCTAAAAGTCATGGGCACTTCAATTCTcgttgaaaatataaaatataaatcttgCAAGACATTATCAACCCGtatgtaaataattaaaagttttaatcAAATTATGATTAATAAAAGATTTAGCCAAGTATGTtgttacaaaatttaaaaaaataataatttcctttGGGAGAAACCTCTGCTAAGGGGGCTGCGGAAAAACCTTTGCTAAGGTTGTCATGGAGATTTTATGCACCTATAATCTATTACGAAAGTGGTGACCAATCTTTTCGATATGTCTATCAATTTCTACCTGAGCATATGTGCAGGTCTTACATCTTGTTTCATTAAAATCACTGGTTGAGAGTCTAGAAACTACACATGCATAAGCTAAGAAAATTACAATGAATTTATAAGTGAAATGGATGACCTCTATGTAAGTTTGAGCCTGTGGATTAGAAATGGGCTCTTGTAGGCCAgttgaaatttattaaatggTTTATAAAAGATTATATGCCACAATTATTAGCTCaaacttttgaattgaaaatgtgCTCAATCTCTTGTAGACTAGTGGAATTTAACATCGctcaaaagagaaaatgatgGCTTGTTGTGCTTCTCAAATCCCAATCCATGATTGGGAAAGTTTTACTTTAGTCCTGAGTGAACTGATCCgatttgaatattaattagttaGAACCCATTGATTTTTGAATAATAAGTGGTGGCGGCAAAAAAATGATGGCCCGtttatttatagaaaatttgTTACAAAAGTGGAAAAATCTGggtaaaatagaaataaattgCAAAGGATATTCTCATCCAGTTAAACATAGACTAAATTATCAAAGAGATTGTTGTACAGTAACGCAGGCCCTCGtctaataattaatcaagAAGTTATAGTTTGATACTCGTCGTGAGACTATTCGTATTCATTTATTAGTtgttaggatttttattttattgtactataTTTATATGCCTCCTTTACAAttcaaaaataagaatatcCAACGAAtttcctaaaaaaaatttctgtaTTTTCAGTTGTCCAATTTATACACCACTAGAaaagtattatatattttttttaagttcaCCCACTTCTCCACTAGGCAAGGGAAGATCAAGAAAATTGAGTCTtccttttccaatttattttcCAAGATCTTCACATACGTTAAGAAAAACCCAAAATTAAGGTGGAAGACACATACAGAGTAATTAAGATGTTAGGGAGATATGTCTGCATGATTGAGATTATGCTCCATTTCTGCACCAATTTGCGAACTATTTATATGGTTAGAGCCCTCATCGCAATATATTGCATCAGTTTTCTAGAGTCCAAAGAATAGGAAAACGTTTTCTGGAAAATGGGTTCGTTCCCAAAGCATCTTGTTGTCCTGATGGTGATTGCCGGCCTTTCGGTACTCATGGATCGTACATGTGGGGCACAACTTCATGAATCAGAACGACAACCACCAACTGTCAGAGGAACCGTTCATATCAAAATGCAGAATGCTCTTGCCGATAAGTCAGCCACGCTTACGGTCCATTGCAGTGGACGCCTTCGAGATGAACCAGCTGACCTCGGACTCCATGACATCGCGCCGACCTCAACTTACGAGTTCACATTCGAGACCGATAATATATCCCGGACATTGTACTACTGCAGCTTTCAGTGGCCGCCAAA
Above is a window of Punica granatum isolate Tunisia-2019 chromosome 7, ASM765513v2, whole genome shotgun sequence DNA encoding:
- the LOC116213619 gene encoding S-protein homolog 3-like; the encoded protein is MGSFPKHLVVLMVIAGLSVLMDRTCGAQLHESERQPPTVRGTVHIKMQNALADKSATLTVHCSGRLRDEPADLGLHDIAPTSTYEFTFETDNISRTLYYCSFQWPPKNSRNFDIFSQDRDGRKGDFYWTVSDTGPCLLDVGTGNEDCKNWS